In Saccharomonospora marina XMU15, one genomic interval encodes:
- a CDS encoding pilin, with protein sequence MRVTPHPQTQHTTAPPRSLASSASEQNRPRTGVAGHSRPTAHADAARPRHRTSLARPVRRAVTRSVAFAVLGAVLFSSLTADAAQASTQVLAIASSVGQVFDNIRNWLVGILAGLATVFLTVGGVRYLMAAGDPGEVEKAKQSFKSAGWGYGLAALAPLVVEILRGIVGA encoded by the coding sequence ATGCGCGTGACACCCCATCCCCAAACCCAGCACACCACCGCGCCGCCGCGCTCCCTCGCGTCGAGCGCATCCGAGCAGAACCGGCCCCGCACGGGCGTCGCCGGCCACTCGCGACCGACAGCACACGCGGATGCCGCACGTCCACGTCATCGGACCTCTCTGGCGCGACCGGTGCGCCGCGCGGTGACGCGCTCGGTGGCCTTCGCGGTACTCGGCGCGGTCCTGTTCAGCTCGCTTACCGCGGATGCGGCGCAGGCTTCCACACAGGTGCTCGCGATCGCGAGCAGCGTCGGGCAGGTCTTCGACAACATCAGGAATTGGTTGGTCGGGATCCTCGCCGGGTTGGCGACGGTGTTCCTCACCGTCGGCGGCGTCCGGTACCTGATGGCTGCGGGTGATCCCGGGGAAGTAGAGAAGGCCAAGCAGTCGTTCAAATCGGCGGGCTGGGGCTACGGGCTGGCGGCGCTGGCGCCGCTCGTGGTGGAAATCCTGCGCGGGATTGTCGGGGCCTGA
- a CDS encoding DNA methyltransferase — protein sequence MSKRTGTQLPRPAGERSEGPVVSSVWSTGTDSLTAQLNEGGYHEATGADPALMAPAIARYAIAALTRPGDVVLDPDCGAGTTIVEALRAGRHAIGLTGQRRWWRLARANVTATKARGVFVDGMVLVLDRRPGTAVAAATAGLTGRIDLLLTTLRPGPVGDLDGALERLHGLLAQYRPLLRPGGHVVITSAPQRHPVRYDLLDVPSRIAAVATAAGLAPVARCVALTATVRRGRTYTRATLAQRRAATRAERALGHPVALPAHHTALVFRSDPEASNPALTQPTPALPWPLGQHRSERGTQPTSAAA from the coding sequence ATGTCTAAGCGCACCGGCACGCAGCTCCCCCGCCCGGCGGGGGAGCGGTCCGAAGGCCCGGTTGTGTCGTCGGTGTGGTCGACCGGGACCGACAGTCTGACGGCCCAGCTGAACGAGGGCGGCTACCACGAGGCCACCGGCGCCGACCCTGCCCTGATGGCCCCGGCGATCGCGCGCTACGCCATCGCGGCGCTGACCCGGCCCGGTGATGTCGTGCTCGATCCCGACTGCGGAGCGGGCACCACGATCGTCGAAGCGCTGCGGGCCGGGCGGCACGCGATCGGCTTGACTGGGCAGCGCCGGTGGTGGCGCTTGGCGCGCGCCAACGTCACCGCGACGAAGGCGCGCGGGGTGTTCGTCGACGGCATGGTCCTCGTCCTTGACCGACGCCCTGGAACGGCCGTCGCCGCGGCCACGGCCGGGCTGACCGGGCGGATCGATCTCCTCCTGACGACCCTGCGACCCGGTCCGGTTGGCGACCTCGATGGTGCGCTGGAGAGGTTGCACGGGCTGCTTGCGCAATACCGGCCGCTGCTGCGTCCGGGCGGGCACGTGGTCATCACCAGTGCCCCGCAGCGCCACCCCGTGCGGTACGACCTGCTCGACGTTCCCAGCCGGATCGCGGCGGTCGCTACCGCGGCCGGGCTGGCACCGGTCGCGCGGTGTGTGGCGCTGACCGCCACGGTGCGACGAGGCCGCACGTACACCCGCGCCACCCTCGCTCAGCGGCGCGCCGCCACCCGAGCCGAACGTGCTCTCGGACATCCGGTCGCACTGCCAGCGCACCACACTGCGCTCGTGTTCCGGTCCGATCCCGAGGCCAGTAACCCGGCTCTGACCCAGCCCACCCCGGCGCTGCCTTGGCCGCTTGGACAGCACCGGAGCGAACGCGGAACACAGCCGACGTCGGCCGCCGCCTGA
- a CDS encoding VirB4 family type IV secretion system protein, whose amino-acid sequence MSRKFSRTRGRGTQHANAPLGRASAFTPDSLSVAPRHLEIGGEWVSSFAITGYPREVHAGWLQPLLSYPGRVDVSLHIEPIDPVTAANRLKRQLSKLESGRRHTSEKGRLLDPMVEAATEDAYDLSARVARGEGKLYRLGLYLTVHATSEAELGEQVAAVRALAASLLMNAQPTTYRSLQGWVATLPLALDLIGMRRTFDTSALAAAFPFTSPDLPPADPTSVAAPAGVLYGFNVGSQGLVHWDRFSADNYNAVVLGRSGAGKSYLVKLETLRSLYRGVEVAIIDPEDEYRRLCEAIGGTYIHLGDADVRINPFDLPIAIRPDGRRTAPKDALTRRALFLHTVIGVLLGTELSAQQRAVLDRAIMATYQQAGITSDPRSWGRQAPLLADLAAILTATGDPIATDLGSRLHPFVEGAFSTMFSGPTTTRPEGHLTVFSLRDLPDELRPIGTLLTLDTVWRRVSNPAIRRPRLITVDEAWLLMQDPAGARFLHRMAKAARKHWAGLTIATQDVGDVLGTDLGKAIIANAATQILLRQAPQAIDEIVATFNLSEGEKQFLISADKGQGLLSTGTQRVAFQSLASPQENALITTDPAELAQYAEHESSTDDGAAFVDLGVDDTELTLDADADGHVDLGSAA is encoded by the coding sequence ATGAGCAGGAAGTTCAGCCGTACCCGAGGCCGCGGGACGCAGCACGCGAACGCCCCGTTGGGCAGGGCCAGCGCGTTCACGCCGGATTCGCTGTCGGTCGCACCCCGGCACCTGGAGATCGGCGGCGAATGGGTCTCCTCCTTCGCGATCACCGGCTATCCCCGTGAAGTCCACGCGGGGTGGCTGCAGCCGCTGCTGTCCTACCCCGGCCGCGTCGACGTGTCGCTGCACATCGAACCGATCGACCCGGTCACCGCCGCCAACCGGCTCAAGCGCCAACTATCCAAACTGGAATCCGGGCGGCGACACACCAGCGAGAAGGGGCGGTTGCTGGACCCGATGGTCGAAGCCGCCACCGAGGACGCCTACGACCTCTCCGCCCGCGTCGCCAGAGGCGAAGGGAAGCTGTACCGGCTCGGGCTGTATCTGACCGTGCACGCCACCAGCGAAGCCGAACTCGGCGAGCAGGTGGCCGCGGTGCGGGCGCTCGCGGCATCGCTGTTGATGAACGCCCAGCCGACCACGTACCGGTCGTTGCAGGGCTGGGTGGCGACCTTGCCGCTGGCGCTGGATCTCATCGGCATGCGCCGGACCTTCGACACCAGTGCGCTGGCCGCCGCGTTTCCCTTCACCAGCCCCGATCTGCCGCCCGCTGACCCGACCAGCGTCGCCGCACCGGCCGGTGTGCTGTACGGGTTCAACGTCGGATCGCAGGGTTTGGTGCATTGGGACCGTTTTTCCGCGGACAACTACAACGCGGTGGTGCTCGGGCGTTCCGGTGCGGGCAAGTCCTACCTGGTGAAGCTGGAAACCCTACGGTCGCTCTACCGCGGGGTCGAGGTCGCGATCATCGACCCGGAGGACGAGTACCGGCGGCTGTGCGAGGCCATCGGCGGTACCTACATCCACCTCGGCGACGCCGATGTCCGCATCAACCCGTTCGACCTGCCGATCGCCATCAGGCCGGACGGGCGTCGCACCGCCCCCAAGGACGCCCTGACGCGCCGGGCGCTGTTCCTGCACACCGTCATCGGAGTGCTGCTCGGCACCGAACTGTCCGCGCAGCAACGCGCCGTGCTCGACCGGGCGATCATGGCCACCTACCAGCAAGCCGGGATCACCAGCGACCCGCGGAGCTGGGGCAGGCAGGCGCCGTTGCTGGCGGATCTCGCCGCAATCCTCACCGCCACCGGCGATCCGATCGCCACGGATCTCGGCTCCAGGTTGCACCCGTTCGTCGAGGGCGCGTTCTCCACGATGTTCTCCGGGCCGACCACCACGCGGCCCGAGGGCCACCTGACCGTGTTCAGCCTGCGTGACCTGCCCGACGAACTCCGGCCGATCGGCACGCTGCTCACGCTGGACACGGTGTGGCGGCGGGTGTCCAACCCGGCCATCCGGCGGCCGAGGCTGATCACCGTCGACGAAGCGTGGCTGCTCATGCAAGACCCTGCCGGGGCGCGTTTTCTGCACCGGATGGCCAAAGCAGCCCGGAAACACTGGGCGGGCTTGACGATCGCGACCCAAGATGTCGGCGATGTCCTCGGGACAGACCTGGGCAAGGCGATCATCGCTAACGCCGCGACTCAGATTTTGCTTCGCCAAGCGCCGCAGGCGATCGACGAGATCGTGGCGACCTTCAACCTGTCCGAGGGCGAGAAGCAGTTCCTGATTTCCGCGGACAAGGGACAAGGTTTGCTCTCGACCGGGACGCAGAGAGTCGCGTTCCAGTCGCTGGCTTCGCCGCAGGAAAATGCGCTCATCACAACAGATCCGGCCGAGTTGGCGCAGTACGCGGAACACGAATCTAGCACGGACGACGGCGCTGCGTTTGTAGATCTCGGCGTCGACGACACCGAGCTGACGCTTGATGCGGACGCTGACGGTCACGTCGACCTCGGCAGCGCTGCGTAA
- a CDS encoding recombinase family protein, which produces MDLTPEPGHRPRRVSRRNDPVLYPALKYRAQEPETPGRWQRVREYLADCLTAPYEDDDWRLYGDLAVRRYQRELAWRSRSTLRRRTRDGWWLGAAPYGYALEHHWAEPEAGRAGWRHRLRVDELRAPVVPLIFAWYLHDRLSERGIVRLLHEQEHPLPVDPVTGRAREWSPAVVRTILNNPAYLGYVVRDRTLRGVEQPPECWTWSQQRCHQALVEPAVFWAVYNSRFRWIPAQPDTDTTGFADDGREAA; this is translated from the coding sequence ATGGACCTCACCCCGGAGCCGGGTCACCGCCCGCGCCGAGTCTCACGCCGGAACGATCCCGTGCTGTACCCCGCGTTGAAGTATCGTGCGCAGGAACCCGAAACGCCGGGCCGGTGGCAGCGGGTGCGCGAATATCTGGCCGATTGCCTGACCGCGCCGTACGAGGACGACGACTGGCGCCTATATGGCGATCTGGCTGTCCGGAGGTACCAGCGCGAGCTGGCCTGGCGGTCGCGTTCGACACTTCGGCGGCGCACCCGTGACGGCTGGTGGCTCGGCGCCGCGCCCTACGGTTACGCCCTGGAACACCACTGGGCAGAGCCTGAGGCTGGTCGTGCGGGCTGGCGCCACCGGCTGAGGGTCGATGAGTTGCGCGCGCCGGTCGTGCCGCTGATCTTCGCCTGGTATCTGCACGACAGGCTCAGCGAGCGCGGCATCGTTCGGCTCCTGCATGAGCAGGAGCACCCTTTACCTGTCGACCCCGTCACCGGCCGGGCGCGGGAGTGGAGTCCGGCGGTCGTGCGCACCATCCTGAACAACCCCGCGTACCTCGGGTATGTCGTCCGGGATCGCACGCTGCGTGGCGTGGAGCAGCCGCCTGAATGCTGGACGTGGTCGCAGCAACGGTGTCACCAGGCGCTGGTCGAACCGGCCGTGTTCTGGGCGGTCTACAACAGCCGGTTCCGCTGGATTCCGGCGCAACCGGACACCGACACCACCGGGTTCGCCGACGACGGTCGGGAGGCGGCGTGA
- a CDS encoding DNA-methyltransferase, with protein sequence MIDDATTFVEPEIIHGDAHDLPVPDASVDLVITSPPYFGLRTYRDSDTAYRGQLGAEDTPSAYLENLIACTREMIRALKPSGSIFINLGDKYSGHTKGSGTGRASSGTRSATRVPDGGNPHSYAVPAKSLIGLPWRYALRCIDDLGLILRAEIIWSKPHGLPESVRDRVRRSHETWFHFTLNPRYYSALDTIRLPHSASSLARVAPHRSDPGRAARDGRYYPGAEQQTLKRRQMLHPHGRLPGSVWEIAPQPLRVPPHLGIAHHASFPVEWPRRLVLGWSPRRVCTACGHGRRRVPVAFGLDTSRPQTRRALELVREHGLTEAHLSALRAAGLSDTPRALDTQGRTAVPEHPGRELVVEARTALGGYAREFLLSRATEFADACDCADTSAASVPGVVLDPFGGTGTTALAAAVHGRRAISLDASRDYCRLATWRVHDPRQQARARGTHQAPEPVSRAA encoded by the coding sequence ATGATCGACGACGCCACCACCTTTGTCGAACCGGAGATCATCCACGGCGACGCCCACGACCTTCCGGTCCCGGACGCCAGTGTCGATCTGGTGATCACCAGCCCGCCCTACTTCGGGCTGCGGACCTACCGCGATAGCGACACCGCCTACCGCGGACAGCTCGGTGCCGAAGACACCCCGAGTGCCTATCTCGAGAACCTGATCGCCTGCACCCGCGAGATGATCCGCGCCCTCAAACCGTCCGGGTCAATCTTCATCAACCTCGGCGACAAATACTCCGGCCACACCAAAGGCAGCGGCACAGGCCGCGCGTCGAGCGGAACCCGCAGCGCCACGCGCGTCCCGGACGGCGGCAACCCGCATAGTTACGCCGTGCCGGCGAAGTCGCTGATCGGCCTGCCCTGGCGCTACGCCCTGCGCTGCATCGACGATCTCGGGCTGATTCTGCGCGCCGAGATCATCTGGTCCAAACCCCACGGACTGCCCGAGTCCGTACGCGACCGGGTCCGCCGCAGCCACGAAACCTGGTTCCACTTCACGCTCAACCCGCGCTACTACAGCGCCCTCGACACCATCAGGCTCCCGCACTCCGCGTCGAGTCTCGCTCGTGTGGCACCGCACCGATCCGATCCTGGCCGCGCGGCACGCGACGGCCGGTACTACCCGGGTGCGGAACAACAAACTCTGAAACGACGGCAGATGTTGCACCCGCACGGCCGCCTGCCCGGATCGGTATGGGAGATCGCACCGCAACCCCTGCGGGTGCCTCCGCACTTGGGCATCGCGCACCATGCGTCGTTTCCGGTGGAGTGGCCTCGGCGACTCGTCCTCGGGTGGTCGCCACGACGCGTCTGTACTGCGTGCGGGCATGGCCGCCGCCGGGTTCCGGTCGCCTTCGGCCTGGACACCTCCAGGCCGCAGACGCGGCGGGCGCTGGAACTGGTGCGCGAGCACGGCCTGACCGAGGCACACCTGTCCGCGCTGCGAGCCGCGGGACTGAGTGACACGCCCCGTGCCCTCGACACCCAGGGCCGTACGGCCGTGCCCGAGCATCCTGGTAGGGAGCTTGTGGTCGAGGCGCGGACCGCGCTGGGCGGTTACGCCCGCGAGTTCCTGTTGTCGCGGGCCACCGAGTTCGCCGACGCCTGCGACTGCGCCGACACGAGCGCGGCCAGCGTTCCCGGTGTGGTGCTCGATCCCTTTGGTGGCACCGGAACCACCGCCTTGGCCGCCGCCGTGCACGGTCGGCGCGCCATCTCGCTGGATGCCAGCCGCGACTACTGTCGCCTCGCCACCTGGCGCGTCCACGACCCCCGCCAGCAAGCACGAGCCCGCGGCACTCACCAGGCACCGGAACCGGTTTCACGCGCCGCGTGA
- a CDS encoding PrgI family protein, which produces MTQPVRIPSDVDREDRVLANLTARQLAILTVTGIVLYGAWTLARGVVPLPVFLIVAVPIGVTAAVLALGQRDGMSLDRLLLAALRQRLQPRRRVAAPEGVQPAPEWLTSSITATDATGAASASEVSPAALRLPAEGVTEAGVVDLGPDGVAMVAVASTVNFALRTPGEQEALVASFGRYLHSISAPVQVLIRAERLDLTRQISDLREAAPGLPHPMLEAAAREHATYLDQLRRSTDLLRRQVLLVLREPIRATGPTDGLGGASPLAALRARRARSRDGEVTETARRSAETRLVRRLGEATELLSPAGITITPLDAGQATAVLATACNPDSLIPPSAGLAGADEVITTAAADLDNEPPVHHRSTPSRDWRGQNTSPESTALDEWEGGDL; this is translated from the coding sequence ATGACCCAGCCCGTGCGCATACCGTCCGATGTCGATCGCGAGGATCGCGTCCTGGCCAACCTCACCGCTCGCCAGCTGGCGATCCTCACGGTGACCGGGATCGTGCTCTACGGCGCCTGGACGCTGGCCCGCGGTGTGGTGCCGCTGCCGGTCTTCCTGATCGTCGCTGTTCCGATCGGGGTCACGGCGGCGGTCCTGGCGCTGGGTCAGCGCGACGGCATGAGCCTGGACCGGCTCCTGCTCGCCGCCCTTCGCCAGCGCCTGCAACCCCGCCGCCGAGTCGCCGCTCCCGAAGGGGTGCAGCCCGCGCCGGAGTGGCTGACCAGCAGCATCACCGCAACCGATGCCACCGGTGCCGCGAGCGCATCGGAGGTGTCTCCGGCGGCGCTGCGGCTGCCCGCGGAAGGGGTCACCGAGGCCGGTGTCGTCGACCTCGGCCCCGACGGGGTCGCGATGGTCGCAGTGGCCTCGACCGTCAACTTCGCGCTCCGCACGCCCGGTGAGCAGGAGGCCCTGGTCGCGTCCTTCGGCCGGTATCTGCACTCGATCTCCGCGCCGGTACAGGTGCTCATCCGGGCCGAACGCCTCGACCTGACCCGGCAGATCAGCGACCTGCGCGAGGCAGCGCCCGGGTTGCCGCATCCGATGCTCGAAGCGGCGGCGCGGGAGCATGCGACCTACCTCGACCAGTTGCGCCGCTCCACCGATCTGCTGCGCCGCCAGGTGCTGCTGGTGCTCCGCGAGCCAATCCGGGCGACGGGGCCGACCGACGGGCTCGGCGGCGCGTCCCCGCTCGCCGCACTGCGGGCACGACGCGCCCGCAGTCGGGACGGCGAGGTTACCGAGACCGCGCGGCGCTCGGCGGAAACCCGGCTCGTACGCAGGTTGGGCGAAGCCACCGAACTGCTCTCCCCGGCCGGGATCACGATCACGCCGCTGGACGCCGGGCAGGCCACCGCCGTGCTGGCCACCGCGTGCAACCCGGACAGCCTGATCCCGCCCTCGGCGGGTCTGGCCGGCGCGGACGAGGTGATCACCACCGCCGCCGCAGACCTCGACAACGAGCCACCAGTCCATCACCGAAGCACGCCCAGCCGGGACTGGCGCGGCCAGAACACGTCGCCGGAATCGACGGCCCTGGATGAATGGGAGGGCGGGGACCTATGA
- a CDS encoding DNA-methyltransferase, which translates to MTVSAASPREDDAVTLVTADAEAGIRNLAEDSVDCLVTSPPYWRLRDYAPDTWTGGRPGCRHRPASLRDAGAGRWRCRDCGARREHPQIGLEPTADDYIETLRAMFAAARRVLTPRATVWLNLGDSYSTNSDGYWCGAPGQAGQPHYRPRADVPHKNLLGMPWRLAFALQDDGWILRSAIVWHKPHATPTPISDRLATRHEMLFLFVTQPDYYFDLDAIRQPYSGDRALSRRAHHGGTKPNTARGTWPRTPADGQRGRNPGNVWTIPPDRTGAGHPAPSPVEIPRRCIAAGCPPGGHVLDPFSGGGTTGVAARALGRRFTGIDTNAAYHDLAFRRINAAGPDAGGPQ; encoded by the coding sequence ATGACCGTATCCGCTGCAAGTCCCCGTGAGGACGACGCTGTCACGCTGGTGACCGCCGACGCCGAAGCCGGAATCCGAAACCTGGCCGAGGATTCGGTGGACTGTTTGGTCACCAGCCCGCCCTACTGGCGGCTGCGCGACTACGCCCCCGACACCTGGACCGGTGGCCGTCCCGGCTGCCGACACCGCCCGGCCAGCCTCCGCGACGCGGGTGCCGGGCGGTGGCGGTGCCGAGACTGCGGGGCCCGGCGCGAGCATCCGCAGATCGGGCTGGAACCGACCGCGGACGACTACATCGAGACTCTGCGCGCGATGTTCGCTGCGGCCCGGCGCGTGCTCACCCCGCGGGCCACGGTGTGGCTCAACCTGGGTGACAGCTACTCCACCAACTCCGACGGCTACTGGTGCGGCGCTCCCGGTCAGGCCGGCCAGCCGCACTACCGGCCACGAGCGGACGTGCCGCACAAGAATCTGCTCGGCATGCCATGGCGGCTGGCCTTCGCTTTGCAGGATGACGGGTGGATCTTGCGGTCGGCGATCGTGTGGCACAAGCCCCATGCCACGCCCACTCCGATCTCCGATCGGCTCGCGACTCGGCACGAGATGCTCTTCCTGTTCGTCACGCAGCCGGACTACTACTTCGACCTCGATGCGATCCGGCAGCCCTACAGCGGCGACCGTGCCCTGTCCCGCCGCGCCCACCACGGCGGCACCAAGCCGAATACTGCCCGCGGAACCTGGCCCCGCACACCCGCAGACGGGCAGCGGGGTCGCAATCCCGGCAACGTGTGGACCATCCCGCCCGACCGCACTGGTGCCGGGCATCCCGCGCCGTCGCCGGTGGAGATCCCGCGCCGGTGCATCGCGGCCGGATGCCCGCCCGGCGGGCACGTCCTCGACCCGTTCAGCGGCGGCGGAACCACCGGCGTCGCCGCTCGCGCGCTCGGCCGGCGTTTCACCGGCATCGACACCAACGCCGCCTACCACGACCTCGCATTCCGGCGCATCAACGCAGCCGGCCCGGACGCAGGAGGGCCGCAATGA
- a CDS encoding DNA-methyltransferase produces the protein MTQHPTGTVYYRDETVTLYTGDATATLASLAEKSVDCVVTSPPYWGLRDYGTGTWVGGDPDCAHLAATGRGGNIPQSKHPGLSYPASAAHRGGVPQRCRRCGAYRKDDQHGLEATPQDYVDRLREVFTQLYRVLSDTGTVWLNLGDSYSAEPPGRTGDAMRASTLSGRSAAAPLRESVRQAGVPRTRSLPRKNLVGMPWRVAFALQADGWILRNAIVWHKPNAMPESVRDRVSNRYEMLFLLTKQQKYFFDLDPIREPLARPEAVGEGIVIGGAHKGRLGGIDATARRRGHSVYGKYRDADPFAGKAPGDAMRPTGARHTAAHARGKNPGDVWSIATRPLREAHFAAFPVDIPLRCIAAGCPDGGVVLDPFSGAATTGLAARQLGRSYLGIDLNPEFHDIGMRRLGLSEQDTGRAA, from the coding sequence GTGACCCAGCATCCGACGGGCACCGTCTACTACCGCGACGAGACGGTCACGCTGTACACCGGCGACGCCACCGCCACCCTCGCTAGCCTGGCGGAGAAGTCGGTGGACTGCGTGGTCACCAGCCCGCCCTATTGGGGGCTGCGCGACTACGGGACCGGAACCTGGGTCGGCGGCGATCCCGATTGCGCGCACCTGGCCGCGACCGGACGCGGCGGCAACATTCCCCAGTCCAAACACCCCGGTCTTTCCTATCCCGCGTCCGCGGCGCATCGCGGTGGCGTTCCGCAGCGCTGCCGCCGGTGCGGCGCATACCGCAAGGACGACCAGCACGGCCTGGAGGCGACCCCGCAGGACTACGTCGACCGGCTGCGAGAGGTCTTCACGCAGTTGTACCGTGTCCTGTCCGACACCGGCACGGTGTGGCTGAACCTGGGCGACTCGTACTCCGCCGAACCGCCTGGCCGCACCGGGGACGCGATGCGGGCGAGCACCCTGTCCGGCCGCAGTGCGGCGGCGCCGTTGCGGGAATCGGTGCGCCAGGCCGGGGTGCCACGCACGCGGAGCCTGCCGCGGAAGAACCTGGTCGGGATGCCGTGGCGGGTCGCGTTCGCGTTGCAGGCCGACGGCTGGATTCTGCGTAACGCGATCGTGTGGCACAAACCCAACGCCATGCCCGAATCCGTGCGCGACCGGGTCTCCAACCGGTACGAGATGCTGTTCCTGCTGACCAAACAGCAGAAGTACTTCTTCGACCTCGATCCGATCCGCGAACCACTCGCACGTCCCGAGGCGGTCGGGGAGGGCATCGTGATCGGCGGCGCGCACAAGGGCCGCCTCGGCGGGATCGATGCGACCGCGCGCCGCCGCGGACACAGCGTGTACGGCAAATACCGGGATGCCGATCCGTTCGCCGGGAAAGCACCGGGGGACGCGATGCGCCCGACCGGGGCGCGGCACACCGCCGCGCATGCTCGGGGCAAGAATCCCGGGGACGTCTGGTCGATCGCCACCCGACCGTTGCGGGAGGCGCACTTCGCCGCGTTCCCGGTCGACATCCCGCTGCGCTGCATCGCCGCCGGATGCCCCGACGGCGGGGTGGTGCTCGACCCGTTCAGCGGCGCCGCCACCACCGGCCTGGCCGCACGCCAGCTCGGCCGCTCCTACCTCGGAATCGACCTCAACCCGGAGTTCCACGACATCGGCATGCGCCGCCTCGGCTTGTCCGAGCAGGACACTGGGAGGGCCGCATGA
- a CDS encoding cation diffusion facilitator family transporter, with amino-acid sequence MGHGHGHGHLPAAGSASGRYVRQLAAALVIGAAFLTLELVVGLATSSLALISDAAHMLTDVLGVGMALTAVLLARRSGPTLNRTFGMYRAEVLAALGNAVLLFGVAGYVTFEAVTRIGDPPAVPGLPVLLVAVAGMCANVVAFLLLRHGARESLNVRGAYLEVIADLIGSLGVLISGAVTLLTGWRYADPIAGVAIGLFVLPRTVILARRALRILFQHAPHGVDVGALNAELARLPGVEDVHDLHVWTLTSGMEVASAHLTVHAETDTSAVLAAAQKLLLTGYSIEHATLQVEPRESARRCAQLSW; translated from the coding sequence ATGGGCCACGGCCACGGGCACGGGCACCTGCCTGCGGCGGGCAGCGCATCAGGGCGCTACGTCCGCCAACTGGCCGCCGCATTGGTCATCGGAGCCGCGTTTCTGACACTCGAGCTGGTCGTCGGTCTGGCGACCTCCTCGCTGGCGCTGATCTCCGACGCCGCACACATGCTCACCGACGTGCTCGGCGTCGGCATGGCGCTGACCGCGGTCCTGCTCGCCCGCCGCAGTGGCCCCACGCTCAACCGCACGTTCGGCATGTACCGCGCCGAGGTGCTCGCCGCGCTCGGCAACGCGGTGTTGCTGTTCGGCGTCGCCGGATACGTCACCTTCGAGGCCGTCACCAGGATCGGCGACCCGCCTGCCGTCCCGGGACTTCCGGTGCTACTGGTCGCCGTCGCGGGCATGTGCGCCAACGTGGTCGCCTTCCTGTTGCTGCGTCACGGCGCGAGAGAGAGCCTCAACGTCAGGGGCGCCTACCTCGAGGTCATCGCCGACCTGATCGGCTCGCTTGGGGTGTTGATCAGCGGCGCTGTCACGCTGCTCACCGGCTGGCGCTACGCGGACCCCATCGCCGGTGTCGCCATCGGGTTGTTCGTGCTCCCGCGCACCGTGATACTGGCCCGCAGGGCGTTGCGCATTCTCTTCCAGCACGCGCCGCACGGGGTGGACGTCGGCGCGCTGAACGCCGAACTCGCACGCCTGCCAGGTGTCGAGGACGTCCACGATCTGCACGTCTGGACACTGACCTCGGGCATGGAGGTGGCCTCGGCGCACCTGACCGTGCACGCGGAGACCGACACGTCCGCCGTGCTGGCCGCCGCGCAGAAGCTGCTCTTGACGGGCTACTCGATCGAGCACGCCACGTTGCAGGTCGAGCCCAGGGAATCGGCCCGCCGCTGCGCGCAACTGTCCTGGTGA
- a CDS encoding GP88 family protein, translating into MSSSAHVTTIPARPARLLTQNREMRAIGVWNWTLPALAARLPDGRTQVTCPAASACTRICYARNGTYLFPAVKAKHTANLAYVLDDLPGWTEAMIRELSAPRLAGKFVRVHDAGDFFSDAYTLAWCRVMHACPQVTFYAYTKEVRRFKRLIEPDPPENFLWVYSYGGKEDTEIDPDRDRVADVFPDEDAITEAPGWSSQEASDLLAVLGPRLVGVPANRIPQFLKRMGGRRLSEWQAEIDAERTRKRRRHLRLVPNDPSAPTSMPEGQSSADDAERHAA; encoded by the coding sequence ATGTCTTCTTCCGCCCACGTAACTACGATCCCGGCGCGGCCAGCCCGGTTGCTGACGCAGAACCGGGAGATGCGCGCAATCGGTGTCTGGAACTGGACTCTGCCTGCGCTGGCCGCCCGGTTGCCCGACGGGCGGACGCAGGTGACCTGCCCGGCGGCGAGCGCGTGTACTCGGATCTGCTACGCGCGCAACGGAACTTATCTTTTCCCTGCGGTCAAAGCCAAGCATACCGCCAATCTCGCGTACGTTCTGGACGATCTTCCCGGTTGGACAGAGGCGATGATCCGCGAACTGTCGGCGCCGCGCCTGGCCGGGAAATTTGTCAGGGTGCACGATGCGGGCGATTTTTTCAGCGATGCCTACACTTTGGCGTGGTGTCGCGTGATGCACGCCTGCCCACAGGTGACGTTTTACGCTTATACCAAGGAAGTTCGCCGCTTCAAAAGGCTGATCGAACCTGACCCGCCCGAGAACTTCCTGTGGGTGTACAGCTACGGCGGCAAAGAAGACACCGAGATTGACCCCGACCGTGACCGGGTCGCCGATGTGTTCCCCGACGAGGACGCCATCACCGAGGCCCCCGGGTGGTCGTCGCAGGAAGCCTCGGATCTGCTCGCCGTGCTCGGTCCGCGATTGGTCGGGGTGCCCGCGAACCGCATCCCGCAGTTCCTCAAGCGGATGGGCGGGCGGCGGCTGTCGGAGTGGCAGGCCGAGATCGACGCCGAACGAACACGAAAGCGGCGCCGTCATCTGCGACTCGTGCCCAACGACCCGTCCGCGCCTACCTCGATGCCGGAAGGCCAATCGAGCGCGGACGACGCCGAGCGACACGCGGCCTGA